The Anolis carolinensis isolate JA03-04 chromosome 2, rAnoCar3.1.pri, whole genome shotgun sequence genome has a window encoding:
- the gtf2h4 gene encoding general transcription factor IIH subunit 4 codes for MESVMKLQKVHLKCKNLHEFLRGLSPGVLDRLYNHPATCLAVFRELPGLAKNYVMRMLLLEQPLPQAAVASWVKKEYTKEQEESSDILLGLRLWHKQLLPGGLQGIVLNPIFKENLRVALLGGGKAWSDDTSQLGPDKHARDVPSLDKYAEERWEVILDFMVGSPSAAVSQDLAQLLTEAGLMKSSEPGEPPCITSSGFQFLLLDTSSQLWYFMLQYLQSAETRGMDLVEILSFLFQLSFSTLGKDYSVEGMSESLLNFLQHLREFGLVFQRKRKSRRYYPTRLAINLSSGISGITIDTRNQGFIIVETNYRIYAYTDSELQIALIALFSEMLYRFPNLVVAQVTRESVQQAIANGITADQIIHFLRTRAHPVMLKQTPVLPPTITDQIRLWELERDRLRFSEGVLYNQFLSQVDFELLRDHARELGVLIFENPSKRLMVVTPAGHSDVKRFWKRQKHSS; via the exons ATGGAGTCGGTGATGAAGCTCCAGAAGGTGCACTTGAAATGCAAGAACCTGCACGAATTCCTGCGAGGCCTCAGCCCCGGGGTCTTGGACCGTCTCTACAATcaccccgctacatgcctggctgTCTTCCG AGAGCTGCCAGGCTTGGCCAAGAACTATGTTATGCGGATGCTGCTTTTGGAACAGCCTCTTCCTCAGGCTGCTGTGGCATCATGGGTAAAAAAGGAATACACTAA GGAACAGGAGGAGAGCTCAGATATCTTGCTGGGTCTTCGGCTGTGGCACAAGCAGTTGCTTCCAGGGGGTCTCCAAGGAATTGTCTTGAACCCTATCTTCAAGGAGAACTTGCGTGTTGCCCTGCTGGGAGG TGGTAAGGCCTGGTCTGATGACACTAGCCAGTTAGGACCAGACAAGCATGCCCGGGATGTCCCATCTCTAGACAAATATGCTGAAGAAAGGTGGGAG GTCATCTTGGACTTTATGGTGGGCTCTCCTAGTGCAGCCGTGAGTCAAGATTTGGCTCAGCTGCTCACTGAAGCTGGCCTGATGAAGAG TAGTGAGCCTGGCGAACCACCTTGCATTACCTCTTCTGGTTTCCAGTTCCTCTTGCTAGATACCTCATCACAACTCTGGTACTTTATGTTGCAGTACCTCCAGTCAGCTGAG ACCCGGGGCATGGACCTGGTGGagattctttccttcctcttccagcTCAGCTTCTCCACTCTTGGCAAG GATTATTCCGTGGAAGGAATGAGTGAATCTTTGCTAAACTTTCTCCAACACCTCCGGGAGTTTGGTCTTGTCTTTCAGAGAAAG AGGAAATCCAGGCGTTACTATCCAACCCGCCTAGCAATCAACCTTTCCTCTGGCATTTCGGGTATTACGATAGATACTCGTAACCAGGGCTTTATCATTGTGGAGACAAACTACAGGATCTATGCATACACAG ATTCTGAGCTGCAGATTGCACTCATTGCCCTCTTCTCTGAGATGTTGTATCGCTTTCCAAACTTAGTGGTGGCTCAAGTAACCCGGGAGAGTGTACAACAGGCGATTGCCAATGGCATCACAGCAGATCAG ATAATTCACTTCCTGCGTACTAGAGCTCACCCTGTGATGCTGAAACAG ACCCCTGTGCTGCCCCCCACAATCACAGACCAAATCCGGCTATGGGAGCTGGAACGGGACAGATTGCGCTTCTCTGAGG GTGTTCTCTACAACCAGTTCCTCTCCCAGGTGGACTTTGAGCTGCTGCGGGACCATGCCAGGGAACTCGGGGTGCTCATTTTTGAGAACCCTTCCAAGCGTCTGATGGTGGTGACTCCTGCCGGACACTCAGATGTCAAACGCTTCTGGAAGCGACAGAAACACAGTTCCTGA